Sequence from the Syntrophorhabdaceae bacterium genome:
GTCTTCGGCGTAGAAGAAGATCGTATCGAGATACCCGTAGGCATCATAGTTTATCATATCAACGTCAGCATTGAGCAGCACCGACCAGTCTGTGTTTCCGCATACATGGACGCCCCGTTTAGCCTCGAGTCCTTGAAGGACCTCATTGAAGATAGAAGTGGCCTCCTGCCGGGAAACCGAAACATAGGATGAACCGAAAGAAACCATGTACGGCTCATCGAAGAAGATAATAATCTCCTTCTCAGGATAGGCGGCCTTGAGCATCTTGAGCATCCACCTGGCTTTGAGACGAATAGCTTTCTTTATAATGTCGTAGAATGCATTGTTATATATGATGGGCTTGTCGCGCTCATCCTTGAGCCCAAGACCCAGGCTAAAGGGCCCGGTAAGCTGGCATTTGATGTATTTGACGCCTGTTCGTATTTCCTCAAGCCGATCGAGAAACCGGTAGAACCCCGGCGCCACCTTTTCCGTGATACGAAATGCTTCAATATTATCGTTTGCCACATCCTCGTAAAATTTCTCGATGCCGTCCACATGTTCCGTATGCATGAAGGTTGTATTTCTCTTCTCATCCGCAACCAGACAGGGCACACCTTCGAGAAAGGTCGTGTACATGTTCTCGAGCGGGGAGCGCTGAGGCAGCTGAGGCCAGAACGGTATCTGGCTGCAGGTATCGAATATGAGGTCGATCGCCTCGTCCACGCTCGTGAAAGGAAAACTTCCAATGCCGGTAATCATGCGCCTCCATGCTAAAAAAAGGTTGGTCAGTGCAGCCTTTAGGGCAATTTTTAACACACTCGTTTTGATATGTAAAGATATATCGGCCACTCTTGCCCCGCGCCTGAATAATGACTATATGTTGTGTAAGTAGCACACATTCCGATCAAAGGAGGTTAACTATGGCTTACTCGATTATCTGGGAAACAGACATGCAGAAATCAGTGGCCCGGGCAAAATCGGAAAACAAACTCGTACTGCTCGATTTCTTTGAAGCCGGCTGAATCGGCTGTCAGCAGATGGATGCGGTCACGTATCCCGACACCAGGGTATCAACATTTGTTACCGAAACCGTGGTTCCGGTCAGGGTCCCGGCTGACGCCGAACCATTAGCAACAGATTTCACCCTGAGGTGGACGCCCACGCTTATTATTCTTGACAGGGAAGGCAAGGAACACGCCCGCACCGTGGGGTTTATTGCGCCCGAAGAATTCATACCCACGATCCTCGCGGGAATGGCCAGGGCATATATAGACCTGAAACAGTTCGATCCCGCTATCAAGCATCTCGAGACCATAATCAACAGTTACCCCCAGAGCTTTGCCGCGCCGGAGGCGATTTTCTATCGGGCGGTATGCGGCTACAAGACGGCCCACGACGTTTCAGGTCTCAAGAGAGCCTACGAAAGATTGACTAAAGAGCACCCCAAAAGCGAATGGACCTCGCGTGCGCTTCCGTACCGGCTGCTGCCGTGACTCTTAATCACACTCAGTCCATAACAGGGGAAAGGATGGGACGCCGCAACGAATTTCTCCCCGGGGCTTTGAGGTGAGCCAGGGCGCACTGCTTGAAAGGCGTTCTGCGGGATCCGAGAAAAATGTCCGTTCGCTACCTTTGTTTGGTCACGGGAGAAAAGGTGATATAGAAGTAGTTCAGATTATCCAGGCGTTGGTATTCAGCGGTCTCAGCAAGCTTTTTTATGAGACGGGCTGAGGGCTGAGGCATACCCTCTTCCACGAATTCGTCTTTGAACAGAGGGTCGCTGGCAAGGAGCATGTTGAAAGGCTTGCCCCAATCGATGATTTTGAAGACCATCCGGCCGACCCTGTCAAGGGTACACGATATTTCTATGTCACCACTTACATCCCGAAAGGCGTAGTTGACGATATTCGAAACAACCTCCGTGAATGCCTTCTCCACTTCGACAATCCTCTCGTCGCTATAGCCGTGCTCCCTCGTCAGGCGCGATACGAATCCCACCAGTTTTTCTATAGTATCAAGGCGTGCAGGCTCTTTTAACTTGCCCAGGATCAGTGCGCTCTGCGGCTCCATCTCGTCTTCAGTCTGTCTGTCCACGTGCATACCTCCGTTCTACCCTTTCATATGATGTTAGACGCTATGATTGTAAAGAAGTCGGCGGAAAAAATCAATCTATCCGAACGATGGCTCTAACGCGCCCACATCCGCATGATTTTGTGTGGCCAGCATGGATTCGATTCTGTTCATGAGCCTTTCAATGCCCTCTTTCCTGATACATGATATTAAGACCGCATCGTATCGTTTTTCAATGTTTCCGATGATCGCCCTGTCGGCCCTGTCGATCTTGTTTAGGACGATGAGCCTTTTCTTGTGGCCCAGATTGAGTCTCTTCAGGATATCCTCCACAGCAAGAATCCTCTCCTCAAAATCGGGTGCGCTGATATCCACCAAATGCAAGAGCAGATGCGCGTCTTCAAGCTCCTCCAGGGTCGCCACAAAGGCCTTAAGGAGCACCTCAGGAAGCTCATTGATGAATCCCACCGTGTCGGTCATGATGATCGGTTTCCGCTCAGGGTATTTGATGGTCCTCGTAGTTGGATTGAGCGTGCTGAAAGGCTTGTCCTCCGCTTCCACCGTGCTTTTCGTGAGAAGGTTCATAAGCGTGGATTTGCCGGAATTGGTATAACCCACGATGGAAACGATGGGAAGATGGGAATAACGCCTTCGCTCCCTCTTCTTCTCTCGTACCTTTCTTATTTCAATGAGTTTATTTTCGAGAAAGGAGATCTTATCGCGGATGCGTCGTTTATCCACCTCGAGTTTGGTCTCACCGGGGCCACGTCCACCGATCCCGCCGGTGAGTCTCGAAAGGGCCGTGTTCTTTCCGGCAAGGCGGGGCAGTATGTATTGAAGCTGTGCCAGTTCAACCTGGATCATGGCCTCCCGCGTATTCGCCTTACGTGCAAAGATGTCGAGAATGAGCTGGTTCCGATCAATAACCTTGAGCTCCGTCATCAGAGAGATGCTGTTTATCTGACCGGGCGTCAACCCCTCGTCGAAAACAAGAAGGTCGGCGCCGATCTGCTGGCACTTCATCACAATTTCTTCGATCTTGCCCTTGCCGATCAGATATTTCGGGTTTAGCTCCTTCGGCCTCTGCACAACCGTGTCGAGCACCTGCATACCCGCCGAATGGCAGAGGTCTCCCATCTCGGCAATTCTCTCCCCCACATGCTTATCTCTGCCGGGAAAGACCACGCAGACGATCACGCATTGGTCCTCGCCGCGACGCACCGTATAGAATCTGCCCCGCTCCCTGACAAATTCGCTCTCCAGGTCGGTGATAAAACCGGTGAAATCCACATCGAGGTCCTCAATTGGCTGAGGTTCCATGAAATCCCAGATCTTACCTTCCCTGTTCTCGGGGACCAGGTAACCGATGTGGATCGTATAATATCTCTCTGCCCGGCGGAGAGTGATGGAGGCAACAAGGTCGAGCTTAAGCAATGCGAGATCGTTTAGGTCTTCCTTGGAAAGGTATTCACCGTTCACGTGGGTATGAATGAAGCGGACACCCCTGAAGCGGGCCCTGCCCACTCGCTCCGTGGCGAGAGGGGGCAGTTCGATCCGGTGGTTGTCGCCGACAATCACGTATTCGATGAGACCCCTGCGGTTGATCACAAGGCCGATCTGCCTCGAAATCTCCCTGGAAAGGTCCATGATCTGTTTGGCCAGATCAAAGGAGATGATCTCGGCTGGTTGTACCCGTCTTGTGTAAAGATTGAGGAGCCTTCTTTTGATGAGGTGGTTGAGCCCCTGGGTATTACCGTGTATGTCGATGATGCCCTCTATGCGCTTGCGACGAGTTCTCTGTCGATCTCCATCCGCGCACAATAATCCACGCCGTCGAGCAGTATGGCAACGCGCTCTTTGCTGTCCAGCTCCTTTTCAAAAATGCCGCTGAACCCTTTGAAAGGCCCCTCCTGGATGATGATCTTCTCGCCTTTCTGAAACTCCTTCTTCTGTATGGTTGCCACTCCGTTCTCTTCCAGGTTGCTTCTGATGTACTCGATCAATTCGTCCTGAAGGGGGATGATCCTTCCGTTGAAATTGACGATGGTTTTGATGCCCCGCGTATATTTTACCAGTCGGAATTCATCCACAGGGTGAAATTTCACGAAGATGTAGCCGGGAAACATGGCCTCCACGATGTAGACAAACTTGCCCTCCTTATACC
This genomic interval carries:
- a CDS encoding transcription termination/antitermination NusG family protein, which translates into the protein MKRWYVVSTKPRNEERAANNLRGGNIEVLAPRIKFKRYKEGKFVYIVEAMFPGYIFVKFHPVDEFRLVKYTRGIKTIVNFNGRIIPLQDELIEYIRSNLEENGVATIQKKEFQKGEKIIIQEGPFKGFSGIFEKELDSKERVAILLDGVDYCARMEIDRELVASA
- the hflX gene encoding GTPase HflX, whose amino-acid sequence is MCADGDRQRTRRKRIEGIIDIHGNTQGLNHLIKRRLLNLYTRRVQPAEIISFDLAKQIMDLSREISRQIGLVINRRGLIEYVIVGDNHRIELPPLATERVGRARFRGVRFIHTHVNGEYLSKEDLNDLALLKLDLVASITLRRAERYYTIHIGYLVPENREGKIWDFMEPQPIEDLDVDFTGFITDLESEFVRERGRFYTVRRGEDQCVIVCVVFPGRDKHVGERIAEMGDLCHSAGMQVLDTVVQRPKELNPKYLIGKGKIEEIVMKCQQIGADLLVFDEGLTPGQINSISLMTELKVIDRNQLILDIFARKANTREAMIQVELAQLQYILPRLAGKNTALSRLTGGIGGRGPGETKLEVDKRRIRDKISFLENKLIEIRKVREKKRERRRYSHLPIVSIVGYTNSGKSTLMNLLTKSTVEAEDKPFSTLNPTTRTIKYPERKPIIMTDTVGFINELPEVLLKAFVATLEELEDAHLLLHLVDISAPDFEERILAVEDILKRLNLGHKKRLIVLNKIDRADRAIIGNIEKRYDAVLISCIRKEGIERLMNRIESMLATQNHADVGALEPSFG
- a CDS encoding ATP-binding protein, which translates into the protein MDRQTEDEMEPQSALILGKLKEPARLDTIEKLVGFVSRLTREHGYSDERIVEVEKAFTEVVSNIVNYAFRDVSGDIEISCTLDRVGRMVFKIIDWGKPFNMLLASDPLFKDEFVEEGMPQPSARLIKKLAETAEYQRLDNLNYFYITFSPVTKQR
- a CDS encoding tetratricopeptide repeat protein; translation: MDAVTYPDTRVSTFVTETVVPVRVPADAEPLATDFTLRWTPTLIILDREGKEHARTVGFIAPEEFIPTILAGMARAYIDLKQFDPAIKHLETIINSYPQSFAAPEAIFYRAVCGYKTAHDVSGLKRAYERLTKEHPKSEWTSRALPYRLLP